The Herbiconiux sp. A18JL235 region GCGCGCCGAATACCTGCACGACCGTCGCGCCGGGCGCTCCCAGGCGCGGGCGGAGGCCCCGGGTAGCATGGTGCCGATGGAGAAGCAGCAGGGCGCGCGCGCCGCCGACAAGGGCGCGAGACCCGACCACTTCCTCCCGCACCTGCAGGGTCTGCGCGCCATCGCCGTGCTGCTCGTGGTGGTCTACCATTTCTGGCCCGGCCGTCTCACCGGCGGATACATCGGCGTCGACGTCTTCTTCGTGATCTCGGGCTTCCTCATCACGCAGCAGCTCACCCGCCAACTCGAGCGCACCGAGCGCATCGCCCTGCCCTCCTTCTACGCCAAGCGCGCACGCCGCCTCCTTCCTGCTGCCATCACCGTGCTCGTGTTCGCGAGCCTCATGACGCTGTTCGTCATGCCGCTGTCGAGTCTCACCGAGAACGTCCGCGAGATCCTCGCCTCGACGTTCTATGTGGAGAACTGGGTGCTCGCCCTCAACTCTGTGGACTACTTGGCCGCGGCCAACGAGGCGAGCCTGGTGCAGCACTACTGGTCGCTGTCGCTGGAGGAGCAGTTCTACCTGTTCTGGCCCGTGCTGCTGCTCGGCGCATCCGTCTTCGCGGTGAAGTTCCTCAAGGGGCGGCGCTGGCTCGCGCTCATCTCGGTGCTCGCCGTGGTCGGCGTCGTCTCGTTCGCGCTGTCGGTCTTCGTCACCGTCACCGACCCGGCCGCCGCCTACTTCGTCACCTACACCAGGGTGTGGGAGTTCGCGGTGGGCGGCGCGCTCGCCCTGCTGCCGCGACTGCGACCCGTCCGCGCCTGGCAGTCGAACCTGCTCGGCTACGGCGGCATCGTCGTGGTGCTCGCCTGCGGCTACCTGTTCGACAAGACGACGCCGTTCCCGGGGTACATGGCGGCCATCCCGGTGCTCGGCACCGCGGCCGTCATCGTGGCGCAGCACCGCGAGAAGCCGTGGGACGCCGGGCGCGTCTTGAGCTTCCGCCCCGTGAGCTTCATCGGCGACATCTCCTACTCGCTCTACCTCTGGCACTGGCCGCTCATCGTCATCGCCCCCTACATCCCGGGCTGGGGCCTCAGCATCTGGAACCGCATCGCACTGTTCCTGTTCTGCTTCGTCATCGCCTGGGCCACCAAGCGCTTCATCGAAGACCCCGCCCGCACCTGGACCTTCTTCACCAAGCGCCGCCCGCGAACCACGATGCTCGCCGTCGTCGGCGCGATGGTCGTCTCGACGCTCTTCGCCGGCGCCGCCTGGGCCGTGCAGCAGCCGAAGTACGACGCCGAGGCCGCGCAGCTGGCCTCCACCCTCACCGATCCGCCCGAGTGCTTCGGTGCCGCGTCCGGCCCCACCGACGGCCTCGAGCCGCTCGTTCCGCGCTGCGACAACCCCGAACTCGCCGACGTCATCATCCCGAGCCCGGGCTTCGGCAACGCCGACCGGCCCCAGCATCCGGAGTGCTTGTCGACCCTCAACGACGCCACCGTGCGCGACTGCCAGTTCGGCAGCGAGGAGGCCGATGCGCCTCAGGTCGCGCTCATCGGCGACAGTCATGCCTACGCCCTGATGGATCCGTTCATCGAGATGGCCGAGCGCAACGGCTGGCACCTCACCACCTACCTCAAGGGCGGCTGCCCGTGGACCACGACGCCGCTGTCCGCCCGCGACGCCTTCGCGGTCTCCTGCGACGACTGGCGGGCCGAGCTCACGGGGCAGCTCGCCGCCCACGAGCCCTTCGACGCGGTGTTCACCGCCGCCCTCACCGACCGCAACGTGCCGGGCACCTCCGACGACGAGCAGGTCGCAGCCGTGGGCTACGGCGCGGCCTGGGCCCCTGTGCTCGCCGCGGGAACCCCGATCGTGACCGTCGTCGACAACCCCGCCTGGCCCGACGACCCCAACAAGTGTCTGCGCACCGAAGACGCCGCCTCGTGCGCGATTCCGCGCGACGAGGGGCTCGCCGAGTTCGACCCCATCGCGATGGCGGCGGATGCTGCCCTCGCCCAGGGCGATGACGTGACACTGCTCGATTTCAGCGACACCTACTGCACGAGCGAGGAATGCCCCGCGGTCGTGGGCGGTGCGAACGTCTACCGCGACGTCGACCACCTCACCCGTACCTTCGCGTTCACGCTGGAACCCTTCATCGAGCGGGCGATGCTCTCCCCCCTGAGCCGATGAGCGGCGGCTCCTCGCCTCGACCACCGTGCAGCGCCCGCGTCGCTCGATCGACCACCGCGAGCGCCGCGTGCTAGGGGTGCTGACCGGCTTCGGCATCATCGGCTTCGTCATCCTCGTCGGCTACCTGGTGCAGCGACTCGGCTTCCTCCCCGGCAACAGCATCCGGGTGATGAACCAGGTGGCGTTCTTCGTCGCGACACCAGCGCTGCTGTTCACGGTGCTGAGCCGATCCCACCCCGCGGAGGTGTTCTCCGCGCCGATGGCGGTGACCGCGTTGATCGTCGTCATCGGTGCCACCGTCTTCATCGCCGCCTCACGACTGTGGTTCAGGCGTCCGGTGGCCGAGACCACCATCGGCGCGGCCTCCTCGGTCTACGTGAACGCGAACAACATCGGTCTGCCGGTGGCCACCTACGTGCTGGGCAGTGCGCAATACGTGGCGCCGTTGTTATTGCTGCAGCTGGTCGTCATGGCTCCGCTCGTGCTCGGCACCCTCGACATCGCCACGAGCGGGCGCGCGTCGTTCGGACGCATCGTGACGCAGCCCCTCCGCAACCCGATGATCATCGCGTCGGCGGCGGGCCTCGTGCTCGCCGTGACCGGCGTGCAGCTGCCCGATGCGGTGTTCGCGCCGTTCGAGCTCATCGGCGGAGCGGCCATCCCCCTGGTGCTGCTGTCGTTCGGCATGTCCCTCGTGGGCCAGCGCCCATTGCAGGCGGGCAACGGGCGGGCCGAGATCGTCGTCGCCGGCGCGATCAAGCTCGTCCTCATGCCGATATCGGCATATCTTCTCGGGAGGTTCGTGTTCGGATTGTCGGGGCACGAGTTGTTCGGGGTCGTCGCGCTCGCCGCCCTCCCGACCGCCCAGAACATCTACAACTTCGCGTCGCGCTATCAACGCGGCATCGTGATTGCCCGCGACACCGTGCTGCTCACCACCATCGGGTCGGTGCCCATGCTGGTGCTCGTCGCGGCGCTGCTCGCCTGAGCGACCACCTGCGGCCCGACGCGTCAGTCGTCGGTTTCGCCCAGCGCATCGAGCCGTGTGCGGAATCGCGCGACCTCGCGATCGGCCGACGAGGCTGCGCGTTCCGCCGCGGCGCGGGCCTTCCGGAGGCGGGCCGCCTCGGTCGCGGTGGCGTCGAGGAGGTTGCGCGTCTCGGCGAGCCGTTGCTCGAGGTCGTCGATCTCGACGAGCAGGCCCTCCTGGTGAGCAGCCAGCTCGTCGATGCCGAGGTCGACGTCGGCGAGGGCAGCGGATGCGCGCTCCGCGTCGGCAGCGGCGGCCGCGTGGTCGCGCTCCAGGGCCTCGCGGGCTCGGGCGCGAGCCGAGGGGCGTGGCTCGCGTCGTGCTGCCGGGGCCGCCGACGACCTCGATGCACCACGCGACGCGGTGCCGCCGGCGCTCTCGCCGGTGCCGGGGCGGCTCCTCGCAGACGACGGCGTGCTGCGGCGGGGCGCTCCCCGCGCACCGTCGACGGCCAACGCCCCCTCGAGATCGGTGGGTTCGAGACCGTCGCCGGAGATGGTGCGCACGAGCATGCCGCTGCGCACCGCCTCGGCGGCGGCGGGATCGGCCAGCGCGGCCTGGAAGCTCTGCTGCACCTCGGTGACGGCGGACGGCGAGAGACCCACCTCGAACTCCTCGGCCAACGCGCGGGCTGATCGCGCCAGATCGGAGAGCAGGCGCTGTCGTTCCCGGCTCAGCTCGCGGATCGCATCGCGATCGACGCGCTCCGTGGCGACGCGCATCCGCTCGCCGAGATCGAGCGCGGCGTCGACCTCGTCGGGTCGCTCGGAGTCGAGGGCGTTCACCACCCAGGCCGCGGCGGTGGGCCGGGGGAAGCCGCGCACGAGTGCGGCGAGCTCGCGCTCGCCCCCGGCCTTGAGCGACGCTGCACGGGCGTTGCGGGCGGCGGTGAACTCGGCGGGCCGGAGGGCGCAGAGCTCGCGGGCGATCGTGATGAGCCGTTCGTGCTGCTCCGCCGTCATGCTCCGACCTCCTGGGTCTCGAGCGTACTCATCGCGGGCGCGATGCGAACCCGCTGCGACTCGAGCGGATCACTCCTCGGCGGTGGGGCGGGTGACCGCCCGCACGAGGCGCTCCCAGCCGTCGGCGAGGCGCGCGAGGTGCTCGTCGGTGAGTCGCGCCTCGGGGATCGTCAGCGCCCCCTCGAGTACCGACAGCAGCTGGAACGACAGCACCCCCGCATCCGTCTGGGCTGTCGCACCCGCCTCACGCAGCAGGGTCGCGATGTGCAGTTCGACGATGCGCCGGGCCGGCACTTCGTAGTGCTGTTCGGGAGGGAGTTCGGCGGCACGCATGATCGGCGCCTGGCGTGAGAGCACCTCGAGGCGGGCGCGCCCGAAGGCCACCAGGCGCTCGACGGCGGGGGCTCCGGGGCCGAGCGGCGGCGGTCCCCCCAAAAACCTTCCCTGGAACTCGCGTTCGACGTCGTCGAGGAGCGCCTGGAAGATGCCCGCGCGTGAGCCGAAGCGGCGGAACACCGTCCCTTTGCCCACCGCTGCCTCGGCGGCGAGGCGGTCGGTGGTGAGGGCGGCAACGCCCTCGCGCTCGACGATGCGGCGCGCCGCCGCGACGAGCTTCGCTCGGTTGCGCGCGGCGTCGGCGCGCTCAGCCACCGGTGGCCCCACCAGCGGAATACGAGGGAGGGCCAGCGGATCGAGCGGCTCCATGACTCGGACTGTAGCACGCGGGAATAACCGGACCAGAGTCCAGTTATAGTTCATGCCGGACACCCGGCGCTCTGACCAACCTCACACCGACCGTGGAGAAGACATGACCGAGAAGAACGTGCTCGTGCTCGTCGGCAGCATGCGTGCCGCCTCGACCAACCGGCAGCTCGCCGAGACCGTCGTCGAACTCGCCCCCGAGGGCACCACCCTCAGCCTGTTCGAGGGCCACCACGCCCTGCCGCTCTACAACGAGGACGTCGACGTCGAGGGCCGGCTGCCCGAGGCGGTCGTGGCCTACCGCCGAGCGATCGCCGACGCCGACGCGGTTCTCGTCGTGACGCCCGAGCACAACGGCACCCTGCCCGCGAACCTCAAGAACGCCATCGACTGGTCGTCGCGTCCGTACGGCGCCAGCGCGATCGCCGAGAAGCCCGTGGCCGTGATCGGCACCGCCTTCGGCCAGTACGGCGGGGTGTGGGCCCAGGACGAGGCCCGCAAGGCCTACGGCATCGCGGGAGCGACCGTGCTCGAGCCGAAGCCGGTCGCCGTGCCCCATTCGGTCGTGCGCTTCGCCGAGACCCACCCGCGTGACGACGACGAGACCGTGGAGCAGCTGAGGGGCTTCCTCGACGAGTTCGTCACCGCCCTCAGGGCACCCGCGGCGAAGGCCGCGTAACCAGCGCGGAGCCCACGTCACAGCCCCCCGGTAGCCGGACGGAACACGCCGCGGCGCCCACCTCGCCCAGAAGAGGGAGGTGGGCGCCACGGCGGCGGTTCGCGCGACTAGACCGCGTCGGGCGACGGGGCGCTCGCAGCGCCCGCCTGCGCTTCGCGCTCGGCGACCGCCTTGGCGTAGTCGCTCTTCACGGCGTCCATGTCGAGGCCGCGCACCTGGGAGATGACGTCTTCGAGCACGGTGCCAGGCAGGGCCCCGGGCTGCGCGAAGATCGGGATGCCGTCGCGATACCCCACGAGCGTCGGAATCGACGTGATGCCGTACGCCGCGGCCAGCTGCTGCTGGTCTTCGGTGTCGACCTTCGCGAAGGTGATGTCGGAGTGCTCGTCCGACGCCTTCTCGAAGACCGGGGCGAACTGCTTGCACGGGCCGCACCAGTCGGCCCAGAAGTCGATCAGCACGATTCCGTCTGCGACGGTCTCGTCGTGGTTGTCGATGGTCAGAGTCTTCGTGGACATGCCTTCATTAACGGCACACACGGCCGGGAATTCCCACCGAGGCTCAGCTGACGTGCACCTCGGGGCGGTGTCTCGGGTCTGACTCGGCCCGGCGCAGCACCTCGCGCGTGACAGGCGCGACCTCACCGGTGCCCGTCACCAGGTAGCGGAGCATGTTCGAGATGGGGCTGCCCTCGGTCCAGCTGAAGTAGACGTCGGGCACGACGCCCGTGAGCTCGCGCATCTCGAGCAGCACCGAGGCGATGGTGTTCGGGATGTTGCCGCTGCGCACGGTGAGCACGCGGTAGCCGAGCCTGGCCTCGCCGTGGACGACGAGGTCTTCTTCGAAGTCGGACGAGTCGGAGGGGATGACCTCGAGGAAGATGACCGGCGTACCGCGGGGGATGCCCGCGTCGCGGCGCTCCTCGTCGATCTTCTGCCGGTACTCCGCGGCGAGCTCGGCGTCGCTCGTGCCGGCAGGCGCATCCGGTTCATGGGCGATGATGCGCAGAGAGTCGTACTCGTCGGCATCGCTCAGCAGGTAGTCGAGCGCCTCGGGGTCGAAGGTCACCGAGGTGGCGCGCAGCTGGAACGACCGCTGCACCCTCGACACGACAGACACGACGACGATTCCGAGGATGAACAGGCCTGCGATGCGCACACCGTCGGGCCGCTCGATGATGTTCGCGATCGTGGTGTAGACGAACACGACGGTGACGATGCCGAACGCGACCATGGCCTTGCGCTGCTTCTTGCGCTTGGCCGAGAGCGTGACGGCGAGCGACGCCGAGGTGATGAGCACGAGCACTCCTGTGGCGTAGGCGCCCGCCTGTGCGTCGACGTTCGCGCGGAATACGAGCGTGATGATGACGGCGATGGCGGTGAACACGAGCACCAGGGGGCGCACGAGTCCGGCCCACTGCGGGGCCATGCCGTACCTCGGCAGGTAGCGCGGCACCAGGTTGAGGAGCCCGGCCATCGCCGAGGCGCCGGCGAACCAGAGGATGGCGATGGTCGCGACGTCGTAGGCCGTGCCGAAGCCCTCGCCCAGGTACTCGTGGGCGAGGTAGGCGAGCGCGCGGCCGTTGGCGGGGCCGCCCGCCTCGAACGCCTTCTGCGGGATGAGCAGCGTCGTCGTGACGCTCGAGGTGATGAGGAAGGTGCTCATGATGACGGCCGCCGTGGTGAGCAGCCGCTTCGTGCCCCGGATGCGCCCCACCGGGTTCGCAGGCGTGTCGCCCTCGTCACCCTTGATCTGCGGCATCACGGCGACACCGGTCTCGAAGCCCGAGAGCCCGAGCGCGAGCTTGGGGAAGGCGATGAGGGCGATCGCGATCATCATCAGCGGGTCGCCGTGCTGGGTGGTGAGGGCCTTCCACCAGTCGTCGATGACGACGGTGTTCGAGGCGACGTGACCGATGGCGACCGCGATCACCACGGCGTTCAGGAGCAGGAACACCGCGACCAGCACCACCGCGATGTTGATGGCCTCCTTGAAGCCGCGGAGGAAGACGACGGCGAGGGCGAGGATGAGCACGAGCGTGATCGCGATGTTCTGGCCCTGCAGCCAGTCGGGGGCGAACGGGTTCTCGATGGCGTGCGCGCTCGCGTCGGCCGCCGAGAGGGTGATGGTGATCATGAAGTCGGTCGCTGCGAAGCCGAGCAGCACCAGCACCACGAGCTTGCCGCCCCACCATGGCAGGAGACGCTCCAGCATGGCGATGGAACCCTCGCCGCGGTGACTCTCGCGGGCGACCCGGCGGTACACCGGCAGTGCCCCGAACAGCGTGACGAGCACGAGCACGACCGTGGCGATGGGGCTGAGCAGGCCGGCCGCCAGCGCGGCGATGGCCGGCTGGTAGCCGAGGGTGGAGAAGTAGTCGACGCCGGTGAGGCACATCACCCGCCACCACGACCGCGTCTTCTCGGGCTTGACCGCCCCCGGCCCGGGGTGTCGGCCCGCGCGCTCGGAGAGCCCGTCGGTCAGCCAGCGGCGCAGGCGAGACCCCTGCGGAGCGGGGGCCGGGTGCGGCTCCCCGGGCGTGATCGACGACCCCGCCCCGACGCTCGAAGAAGACATGGCTCCATCTATACACGCCGCCGCCGACGCGCGCGTGACGGAACGGCGGGTCGGGAGCTCAGCCGAAGATCATCGGCCGGTCGTCGTCGTCGGTCTCCAGGTCGAGGTCGAGGTCGACGACGACCGGCACGTGGTCGGAGGGGGCGTCGCCCTTGCGCTCGTTGCGGTCGATGCGGGCGGAGGTGACGAGGTCGGCGAAGGGCTGCGAGCCGAGGATGAAGTCGATGCGCATGCCCTCGTTGCGCGGGAAGCGCAGCTGCTTGTAGTCCCAGTAGGTGTAGCCCTCGGGCACCAGTGGGCGCACCACGTCGCTCAGGCCGATCTGCTCGAACGCCGCGAATGCGGCACGCTCGGGCGCCGAGACGTGGGTCGAGCCGGCGAACGCGCCGATGTCCCACACGTCGGTGTCGAGCGGGGCGATGTTCCAGTCGCCCATGAGCGCGAGCGGCTGGTCGGGGTGCGCGGCGAGCCACGCCTTCGTCTGCTCCGCCAGCTCGGCGAGCCAGGCCAGCTTGTAGTCGTAGTGCGCGTTCTCGAGCTCGCGGCCGTTCGGCACGTACAGGCTCCACAGCCGCACGCCGTCGACGGTGACGCCGAGCGCGCGGGCCTCGAGCGGCAGCGAGCCGTCGTCGAGGGCCTTGCCGAAGCCGGGCATGCCGGTGAAGGTGTTCGCCGCATCCGTCATCGGCAGGCGGCTCGCGAACGCCACACCGTTCCACTGGTTGAGACCGTGCAGCACCACCTCGTACCCGGCCTCGTGGAAGGCGTCGAACGGGAACTGCGACTCCTTGCACTTGATCTCCTGCATCGCCAGCACGTCGACGTCTTCCCGCACCAGCCAGTCGACGACCCTCCCCACTCGGGCACGGATGGAGTTCACGTTCCAGGTCGCAACACGCATGCCTCAACGCTACCGGCAGCATCCGTCATCGGATGCGCGGGGCGGGACGCACCACTGCCCCGCACCCGCAACGTCCGCTCACTAGGCTGACGGCATGGCGCGAGCGGCACGCGGAGGCCCCGGCGACGGCGGGCACGACGGCAGGCACGTCGACGACACCGACGCGGCCGCCGTCGACGCCACCCTCCGCGACCGCATCGAGCAGCACACCCAGCGCCTCCAGGAGCGCTTCGACCAGCCGCTCACCCGCATCACCGCCCTCACGAACGACACCCTCGCGCTCTTCCCCACGCGCGTCTGGCGCCGGTTCCTCGCCGGCAACGGCTTCCTCCTCTCGTCGGGAATGAGCTACCAGGCGCTGTTCGCCGTGTTCGCCGCGGTCTACGTGATCTTCGCCGTCGCGGGCATCTGGCTGGTGGGTTCGCCCGAGACGATGGGTGCGCTGATCGAGGTGATCAACACCTACATCCCCGGGCTGATCGGCCCCGAAGGGGTCATCCCCGAGAGCGACCTGCTCGCGATCGCGAGCTCGAGCACCTCGGTGCTCACCATCACGGGCGTCGCGGCATTCGTGGTGCTCATCTGGACCGCGATCGGCTGGATCACCTATTCCCGTGTCGCCGTGCGCGCCATCTTCGGTGTGCCACGAGACCCCCGCTCCTACGTGCTGCTCAAGGCGCGCGACTTCGTGGTGGCGCTCGTGCTCGGCGTCGCCCTGTTCGCCGCCGCCGTGCTCAGCGTCGCCAGCACGGCGGCCCTCGACTGGGTGTACTCGCTGTTCCCGAACGCTCTGCGCGACTGGTCGACGGGCCTCGTCACCGTGCTCGGGCTCGTCGTCGTCTACCTCATCGACACCATCGCGCTCATGGTGCTGTTCCGTTTCCTCGCCAACGCCCGGCTGACGGTGAAGCGGATGCTCGGCGGCGCCACCCTCGGAGGAGCCGCCCTGCTCGTGCTGCAGGTCGCCGGCAGCCAACTGCTCGGCGGTGCCTCGCGCAACCCGCTGCTGTCGACCTTCGTGGTGTTCATCGCGATGCTGCTGTGGTTCCGGCTGACGAGCGTCGCGACCCTGGTCGCGGCGGCCTGGATCTCGGTTGCCGCCGACGACCGCGGCGAACTCCTCTACGAGCCGACCGCGAGCGAGCGTGCCGCCATGGAGCACGACGCGCTCGTGCTGGCGGCCGAGATCCGGATGCGCGAGGCCGCCGCAGAGCTCGCCGACGCCACCTGGTGGCGCCGCCCCGCAGCCCGCTGGCGCCTCGACGCCGCCCGCGAAGAACTCGCCGCGCTCGAAGAGCGCGGTCGCGCGGGCGCCTCCTGAGTTCGCCCCGTCCATCGAGGATGCTCAGGTCAGCTTCGCGACAGGGCATAAAATGACGTATGCTCGCCTTATGAAGGCGACGAAACGATCGTTTTATGGTGTGATCGCCGTGCTGGCGCTCGGCTCGGCCGTGTTAGCGCAGGGCGCCGCTCACGCGACCGTTCCCGGCTTCGGGGATACCGTCGTCGTGAGCGCCACTCCTACGGGGGCAAGCGCAGATGGCGACTCCACCGAGTCATCCATATCGGCGGATGCGCGCTATGTGGTCTTCACATCTCACGCCAAGAACCTCTTGCCCGACAACAAGCCCATCAACGATCAGGTGTACCGGAAAGATCTCGTTACGGGTGAGGTGCGACTCGTCAGCGCCGTGACGGGCTCCGAGAACATTCCCGGCTCCGGTCCCTCTGCACACGGTTCGATCTCAGCGGACGGTCGCCTCGTCGCTTTCGCGTCATGGGCGGGTAATCTCCAAGCACTTCCGACAGGGTCGGGTCAGTGGAACGTCTACGTGAGAGACATGGGTAGCAACATCACGCGACTCATCAGCGTGGCATCGAGTGGGATGCGTGCCGGCAACGGGGAGTCCTCCGACCCCGCCATCTCCAGCGACGGTTCGACCGTCGCCTTCGTGTCCAAAGCCACCGATCTCATCTCCACGTCGACGGTTCCTTCCACTCGAAGCTTCGTTTACCGCGCGCCCGCGGAGGCTGACGCTACCTCAAGGGTTGAGCTCGTGAGTGTCGCCGATGGTTCGACCGCCGAACACCCGATTCTGCTCGATGCCCTCGCCGACGAACCATCTGTCTCCGCCGATGGCTCGGTCATCGCCTTCACGACGGCGGCGTCCAATGCGCGACCCAGGGGCAACCCGGCCGGTGCCACTCAGGTCTACGTTCGAATCGGCTCATCGACGCGATTGGTCTCGGAGTCCCGCAACGGGGGTGGTGTCGGTGGGAACGGAGGATCGTGGATGCCCTCGCTGTCGGGCGATGGATCGACGATCGCCTATCTGACTGCCGCGACCGACATCGTCGACACACCCGGCACGGGTCGAAACGAGCAGGTGATGGTGCGGAATCTGCGGGAGTCCTCTTCCACGCTTGTGAGCGTGAACCGTTCGGGAACGTCAGCCGCGAATGATCGGTCGGACTGGCCTGCACTCTCTGCGGACGGTTCGATAGTGACCTTCACGTCGTGGGCCACGGACCTCGTCGAGTCCGACACCAGGGGGATGGCTCAGGTCTACGCGCGATCCGCCAGAGGTGTCTCGCTGGTGAGTGTCGACCGCACCACCGGTGCGGCGGGAAGCGCTTGGTCATGGGACAGCGCCATCTCGGCAGACGGACGTGTCGTGGTTCTGACATCGGATGCGGTGCTGTCAGCGTCTCCCGGAAGCATCTGGTCGACCATCTACGCGGTCGGGGCGGAGGTGCCGACCATCGAGCGGGTTGCGGGAGTCGACCGCTTCGAGACGTCGGCGAGCATCTCGGCCCGGGCATTCTCCGCCGGCGTCGATACGGTATATGTCGCGTCTGGGGCGGTCTATGCAGACGCGTTGGCGGTCTCGGCGACGGCCGGGCCGCAGTTCGCACCCGTATTGCTCACCCCGCGCGACTCGATACCCCCGGCTGCCGCGTCGGAGCTCGGTCGGTTGAGGCCGGGAAAGATCGTCGTCGTCGGAGGGGTGAACTCGGTGAGTGATGC contains the following coding sequences:
- a CDS encoding acyltransferase family protein; protein product: MEKQQGARAADKGARPDHFLPHLQGLRAIAVLLVVVYHFWPGRLTGGYIGVDVFFVISGFLITQQLTRQLERTERIALPSFYAKRARRLLPAAITVLVFASLMTLFVMPLSSLTENVREILASTFYVENWVLALNSVDYLAAANEASLVQHYWSLSLEEQFYLFWPVLLLGASVFAVKFLKGRRWLALISVLAVVGVVSFALSVFVTVTDPAAAYFVTYTRVWEFAVGGALALLPRLRPVRAWQSNLLGYGGIVVVLACGYLFDKTTPFPGYMAAIPVLGTAAVIVAQHREKPWDAGRVLSFRPVSFIGDISYSLYLWHWPLIVIAPYIPGWGLSIWNRIALFLFCFVIAWATKRFIEDPARTWTFFTKRRPRTTMLAVVGAMVVSTLFAGAAWAVQQPKYDAEAAQLASTLTDPPECFGAASGPTDGLEPLVPRCDNPELADVIIPSPGFGNADRPQHPECLSTLNDATVRDCQFGSEEADAPQVALIGDSHAYALMDPFIEMAERNGWHLTTYLKGGCPWTTTPLSARDAFAVSCDDWRAELTGQLAAHEPFDAVFTAALTDRNVPGTSDDEQVAAVGYGAAWAPVLAAGTPIVTVVDNPAWPDDPNKCLRTEDAASCAIPRDEGLAEFDPIAMAADAALAQGDDVTLLDFSDTYCTSEECPAVVGGANVYRDVDHLTRTFAFTLEPFIERAMLSPLSR
- a CDS encoding AEC family transporter, translating into MLGVLTGFGIIGFVILVGYLVQRLGFLPGNSIRVMNQVAFFVATPALLFTVLSRSHPAEVFSAPMAVTALIVVIGATVFIAASRLWFRRPVAETTIGAASSVYVNANNIGLPVATYVLGSAQYVAPLLLLQLVVMAPLVLGTLDIATSGRASFGRIVTQPLRNPMIIASAAGLVLAVTGVQLPDAVFAPFELIGGAAIPLVLLSFGMSLVGQRPLQAGNGRAEIVVAGAIKLVLMPISAYLLGRFVFGLSGHELFGVVALAALPTAQNIYNFASRYQRGIVIARDTVLLTTIGSVPMLVLVAALLA
- a CDS encoding TetR/AcrR family transcriptional regulator gives rise to the protein MEPLDPLALPRIPLVGPPVAERADAARNRAKLVAAARRIVEREGVAALTTDRLAAEAAVGKGTVFRRFGSRAGIFQALLDDVEREFQGRFLGGPPPLGPGAPAVERLVAFGRARLEVLSRQAPIMRAAELPPEQHYEVPARRIVELHIATLLREAGATAQTDAGVLSFQLLSVLEGALTIPEARLTDEHLARLADGWERLVRAVTRPTAEE
- a CDS encoding NAD(P)H-dependent oxidoreductase, with product MTEKNVLVLVGSMRAASTNRQLAETVVELAPEGTTLSLFEGHHALPLYNEDVDVEGRLPEAVVAYRRAIADADAVLVVTPEHNGTLPANLKNAIDWSSRPYGASAIAEKPVAVIGTAFGQYGGVWAQDEARKAYGIAGATVLEPKPVAVPHSVVRFAETHPRDDDETVEQLRGFLDEFVTALRAPAAKAA
- the trxA gene encoding thioredoxin, which encodes MSTKTLTIDNHDETVADGIVLIDFWADWCGPCKQFAPVFEKASDEHSDITFAKVDTEDQQQLAAAYGITSIPTLVGYRDGIPIFAQPGALPGTVLEDVISQVRGLDMDAVKSDYAKAVAEREAQAGAASAPSPDAV
- a CDS encoding amino acid transporter, giving the protein MSSSSVGAGSSITPGEPHPAPAPQGSRLRRWLTDGLSERAGRHPGPGAVKPEKTRSWWRVMCLTGVDYFSTLGYQPAIAALAAGLLSPIATVVLVLVTLFGALPVYRRVARESHRGEGSIAMLERLLPWWGGKLVVLVLLGFAATDFMITITLSAADASAHAIENPFAPDWLQGQNIAITLVLILALAVVFLRGFKEAINIAVVLVAVFLLLNAVVIAVAIGHVASNTVVIDDWWKALTTQHGDPLMMIAIALIAFPKLALGLSGFETGVAVMPQIKGDEGDTPANPVGRIRGTKRLLTTAAVIMSTFLITSSVTTTLLIPQKAFEAGGPANGRALAYLAHEYLGEGFGTAYDVATIAILWFAGASAMAGLLNLVPRYLPRYGMAPQWAGLVRPLVLVFTAIAVIITLVFRANVDAQAGAYATGVLVLITSASLAVTLSAKRKKQRKAMVAFGIVTVVFVYTTIANIIERPDGVRIAGLFILGIVVVSVVSRVQRSFQLRATSVTFDPEALDYLLSDADEYDSLRIIAHEPDAPAGTSDAELAAEYRQKIDEERRDAGIPRGTPVIFLEVIPSDSSDFEEDLVVHGEARLGYRVLTVRSGNIPNTIASVLLEMRELTGVVPDVYFSWTEGSPISNMLRYLVTGTGEVAPVTREVLRRAESDPRHRPEVHVS
- a CDS encoding exodeoxyribonuclease III translates to MRVATWNVNSIRARVGRVVDWLVREDVDVLAMQEIKCKESQFPFDAFHEAGYEVVLHGLNQWNGVAFASRLPMTDAANTFTGMPGFGKALDDGSLPLEARALGVTVDGVRLWSLYVPNGRELENAHYDYKLAWLAELAEQTKAWLAAHPDQPLALMGDWNIAPLDTDVWDIGAFAGSTHVSAPERAAFAAFEQIGLSDVVRPLVPEGYTYWDYKQLRFPRNEGMRIDFILGSQPFADLVTSARIDRNERKGDAPSDHVPVVVDLDLDLETDDDDRPMIFG
- a CDS encoding YihY/virulence factor BrkB family protein; the protein is MARAARGGPGDGGHDGRHVDDTDAAAVDATLRDRIEQHTQRLQERFDQPLTRITALTNDTLALFPTRVWRRFLAGNGFLLSSGMSYQALFAVFAAVYVIFAVAGIWLVGSPETMGALIEVINTYIPGLIGPEGVIPESDLLAIASSSTSVLTITGVAAFVVLIWTAIGWITYSRVAVRAIFGVPRDPRSYVLLKARDFVVALVLGVALFAAAVLSVASTAALDWVYSLFPNALRDWSTGLVTVLGLVVVYLIDTIALMVLFRFLANARLTVKRMLGGATLGGAALLVLQVAGSQLLGGASRNPLLSTFVVFIAMLLWFRLTSVATLVAAAWISVAADDRGELLYEPTASERAAMEHDALVLAAEIRMREAAAELADATWWRRPAARWRLDAAREELAALEERGRAGAS